From Primulina tabacum isolate GXHZ01 chromosome 2, ASM2559414v2, whole genome shotgun sequence, one genomic window encodes:
- the LOC142522081 gene encoding LOW QUALITY PROTEIN: octanoyltransferase LIP2, mitochondrial-like (The sequence of the model RefSeq protein was modified relative to this genomic sequence to represent the inferred CDS: deleted 1 base in 1 codon) gives MTREKKKAEENEMKAPRRLGVWKMGVVNYLKALKLQDELTSNRKILKVTDILLSLQHPPTYTLGKRRTDHNILVSESELKAMGADLHYTQRGGDVTFHGPHQAILYPIISLRDIGLGARQYVEKLETTMIQLASVHGVEARAGQKGETGVWVGGRKIGAIGVRISSGITSHGLAFNINPDMNYFKHIVPCGLEDKEVTSLQNEVKQVLPPDDVIHEQLISCFVSTFGYTDIIWKDGSSVVSFDQES, from the exons ATGACAAGGGAGAAAAAAAAAGCAGAAGAAAAT gaaatgaaagCTCCTCGACGCCTTGGGGTGTGGAAGATGGGTGTAGTTAATTACTTGAAGGCACTTAAGCTGCAAGATGAACTCACATCCAATAGAAAAATACTCAAGGTTACGGATATTCTTCTGTCCCTACAACATCCTCCTACATACACTCTCGGCAAAAGGCGAACTGATCACAACATATTGGTTTCCGAGTCTGAACTGAAAGCCATGGGTGCAGACCTTCACTATACACAACGTGGAGGTGATGTCACATTCCACGGTCCTCACCAGGCCATTTTATATCCAATTATCTCATTGAGAGATATCGGCTTAGGGGCAAGACAGTAC GTGGAAAAGCTCGAAACAACAATGATTCAGTTAGCATCTGTACACGGTGTTGAAGCTCGTGCTGGACAAAAAGGTGAAACGGGAGTGTGGGTTGGAGGGAGAAAGATTGGGGCGATCGGAGTCCGTATATCTTCTGGGATTACATCTCATGGGTTGGCATTCAACATCAATCCTGACATGAACTACTTCAAGCACATTGTGCCATGTGGGCTTGAAGATAAAGAAGTCACTTCTTTGCAAAACGAAGTAAAACAGGTACTTCCTCCCGATGACGTAATTCATGAGCAGTTGATTTCTTGTTTTGTAAGCACATTTGGATACACTGATATTATTTGGAAAGATGGTTCGTCTGTAGTTTCATTTGATCAAGAAAGTTGA